From the Apus apus isolate bApuApu2 chromosome 4, bApuApu2.pri.cur, whole genome shotgun sequence genome, one window contains:
- the FAM184B gene encoding protein FAM184B has protein sequence MVLGGCSGVQHLGSLRLELSEQQTSCTNLKKQIEELQTELRSVRTLKKQQEGSSQSQIRSLHDDLEKCQSEITELKKENLLLKDTMELLSAELELQKQEAAQLQDREKQYRRLKELEEKSRKWESRAEDAHLISCLQDKLSEREEIIKKLVEGRKCQHSLLANTESYRNRSFSFNPNTGCLSSSMKQQKRTVEVPSRVVSVPDLASYAKSFLSCDLRSRRSAPQIKKSTSLDRSPGSLRVGSPSTQSSESSAATSTHSNEPPQTKDDQKQEPQPQEWFTKYFSF, from the exons ATGGTGCTGGGAGGGTGTTCTGGTGTACAACATTTAG GATCTCTACGGTTGGAACTCTCTGAGCAACAGACGTCATGCACTAATCTCAAGAAACAAATAGAAGAACTCCAAACAGAGCTGAGGAGTGTGAGGACACTGAAGAAGCAACAG GAAGGAAGTAGCCAGAGCCAGATCAGATCTCTTCATGATGACCTGGAAAAATGTCAGAGTGAAATTACCGAACTCAAGAAAGAGAATTTACTTTTGAAGGATACAATGGAGCTACTCAGTGCTGAGCTGGAGTTGCAGAAGCAAGAAGCTGCCCAGCTCCAGGATAGGGAGAAACAGTACAGAAG ACTTAAAGAATTAGAAGAAAAGTCAAGAAAGTGGGAGTCCAGAGCAGAAGATGCACACCTTATAAGCTGTCTGCAAGACAAATTAAGTGAGAGAGAAGAGATTATCAAGAAGTTGGTG gaaggaagaaaatgtcagCATTCACTTCTAGCCAACACTGAATCTTACAGGAATCGATCATTTTCTTTCAACCCTAATACAGGATGCTTGTCTTCTTCCATGAAG cagcaaaagagaaCAGTTGAGGTGCCCAGTCGTGTTGTCAGTGTTCCGGATTTAGCTTCCTATGCAAAGAGCTTCTTGAGCTGTGACTTGAGATCAAGAAGAAGTGCTCCTCAAATAAAAAAGTCTACAAGCTTAGACCGGAGTCCTGGCAGCCTCAGGGTGGGCTCTCCATCAACACAGTCTTCAGAGAGCAGTGCTGCCACAAG CACACATAGCAATGAACCACCACAAACCAAAGATGACCAAAAGCAAGAACCACAGCCTCAAGAATGGtttactaaatatttttcattttaa
- the MED28 gene encoding mediator of RNA polymerase II transcription subunit 28, with amino-acid sequence MAGVLGGMFPSQPPGPPPPPGPPGGPGPAGLIPPPTGPRNPNNTLVDDLEASFEACFASLVSQDYVNGTDQEEIRTGVDQCIQKFLDVARQTECFFLQKRLQLSVQKPEQVIKEDVSELRNELQRKEALIQKHLGKLRHWQQVLEDISVQHKKPAEMSQGPLAYLEQASANIPAPMKQT; translated from the exons ATGGCGGGCGTGCTGGGCGGCATGTTCCCCAGCCagccgccggggccgccgccgccgccggggccTCCCGgtgggcccggcccggccggccTCATCCCGCCTCCGACCGGGCCGCGCAATCCCAACAACACGCTGGTGGACGATCTGGAAGCGTCCTTCGAG GCCTGCTTCGCCTCGCTGGTGAGCCAGGACTACGTGAACGGCACGGACCAGGAGGAGATCCGCACCG GTGTTGATCAGTGCATCCAGAAGTTTTTGGATGTCGCAAGACAAACTGAATGCTTTTTTCTACAAAAAAGACTGCAGCTATCAGTCCAGAAACCAGAACAAGTAATTAAAGAG GATGTTTCAGAATTAAGAAATGAAttgcagagaaaagaagcatTAATTCAGAAGCATTTGGGTAAACTGCGACACTGGCAACAGGTCCTGGAAGATATCAGTGTACAGCACAAAAAGCCTGCAGAAATGTCTCAAGGTCCATTAGCTTACCTAGAACAAGCATCTGCTAATATTCCAGCTCCAATGAAGCAAACATGA